A DNA window from Akkermansiaceae bacterium contains the following coding sequences:
- the mgtE gene encoding magnesium transporter, with amino-acid sequence MIRAIEARDGSALLAAAGDVHYADLAQIYEDLDDEDRDFLMKTIGPELATDLVAELPYPLIEGALNHFKPAQLRVLLGNLSDDDRVDVFQVVSEEAQVRFFSLLGPRDKELTKNLLKYEEDTAGGRMTTHCGRITADMSVKQAITVLRRDRESAETLSRIFVVDDQGRLVGKIRLRDLAFNTWDTPIHDIMQDADEYILATADQEEAARMLSKYDLVVLPVVDEFHHLLGVITYDDALEIVQEESTEDLEKIAGISGEQSEVSYLNTTVTTQYKRRVAWLVGLAFVSIASGYVMFRFNNILGQAKLLSLFLPMVVAAGGNSGGQAATMVIRSMALGEISTGNALRVAWKETRTGFFLGLSLAVAIAAFITFILPHLQRGTGADFDFPHLAAAVSVALTVQVLSATVLGALLPICARAIKLDPAVVSAPSLASTVDVSGMLIYFTVAAAILGL; translated from the coding sequence ATCATCCGTGCGATCGAAGCGCGGGATGGTTCCGCCCTTCTCGCCGCCGCCGGAGACGTCCACTACGCCGACCTTGCGCAGATCTACGAGGATCTGGACGACGAGGACCGGGACTTCCTGATGAAGACCATCGGGCCGGAGCTTGCCACCGACCTCGTCGCGGAACTCCCCTACCCCCTCATCGAGGGTGCGCTCAACCATTTCAAACCGGCCCAGCTCCGGGTGCTGCTCGGAAACCTCTCCGACGACGACCGGGTGGACGTTTTCCAGGTGGTCAGCGAGGAGGCGCAGGTTCGCTTTTTCAGCCTTCTCGGCCCCCGGGACAAGGAGCTGACGAAGAACCTCCTCAAGTATGAGGAAGACACGGCGGGCGGACGGATGACCACCCACTGCGGCCGGATCACCGCGGACATGTCGGTCAAGCAGGCCATCACCGTGCTGCGCCGCGACCGTGAGAGCGCGGAGACGCTTTCCCGCATCTTCGTCGTCGATGACCAGGGACGCCTCGTCGGAAAGATCCGCCTCCGCGATCTGGCCTTCAACACGTGGGACACCCCCATCCATGACATCATGCAGGACGCGGACGAGTATATCCTCGCCACCGCGGACCAGGAAGAGGCGGCACGCATGCTTTCCAAATACGACCTCGTGGTGCTGCCGGTGGTCGATGAATTCCATCATCTCCTCGGCGTCATCACCTATGACGACGCGCTCGAGATCGTCCAGGAAGAGTCCACGGAAGACCTTGAGAAGATCGCGGGTATCTCCGGCGAGCAGTCGGAGGTTTCCTACCTCAACACGACGGTCACGACGCAGTATAAACGCCGTGTCGCCTGGCTCGTCGGCCTGGCGTTCGTCTCCATCGCGTCCGGCTACGTGATGTTCCGTTTCAACAATATCCTCGGCCAAGCGAAGCTGCTTTCGCTGTTCCTGCCGATGGTCGTCGCCGCGGGCGGCAACTCCGGCGGGCAGGCGGCCACCATGGTCATCCGGTCGATGGCACTGGGGGAGATCAGCACCGGCAACGCCCTCCGTGTGGCGTGGAAGGAAACCCGCACCGGCTTCTTCCTCGGTCTGTCGCTCGCGGTGGCCATCGCCGCGTTCATCACCTTCATCCTGCCCCATCTCCAGCGCGGAACGGGTGCCGATTTCGACTTTCCGCACCTCGCCGCCGCCGTCTCCGTCGCGCTCACGGTGCAGGTGCTGTCCGCCACGGTGCTGGGTGCGCTGCTGCCCATCTGCGCCCGTGCTATCAAGCTGGACCCCGCGGTGGTTTCAGCACCCTCGCTGGCGTCCACCGTGGACGTCTCCGGGATGCTGATCTACTTCACCGTGGCTGCGGCGATCCTGGGGCTGTGA